One Punica granatum isolate Tunisia-2019 chromosome 3, ASM765513v2, whole genome shotgun sequence genomic window carries:
- the LOC116202080 gene encoding stomatal closure-related actin-binding protein 1-like has translation MMRLTRDFGTMIEKPVVPGMSADVIFASSRKYRIGAYNQMFDARNDPKITSMKEVIARETAQLLEQQMRLSVRDLASKFERGLAAAARLSDEARLREAASLEKHVLLKKLRDSLESLKGRVGGGNKVEVQEVIHMVESLAVKLAQREGELIQEKAEVKKLANFLKQASEDAKKLVNEERAFARAEIESAKAAVRRVEEALREHERNSRSPSKEELEELMKEVQEARLIKMLHRQSKVMDMEHELQALRSQLAEKTKRSVELQKKLAIIKKGERNTLLYELNGAEALGSYLEIQPSSDDAPELSKCSIHIQWYQVSCEGGKRELISGATKAIYAPEPLDVGRKLQAVIDSNGWQVTLTTTGPIDPAPGLGSYVELLVRKHDTEFNVVITQKNGIEQPSESIHVLHVGKMRMKLSKDNTTIAKEFYSNSMQLCGVRGGGNAAAQALFWQACRGVSFILAFESERERNAAIMLARRFAFDCNITLVGPNDRSPEGTA, from the exons ATGATGCGGCTGACGCGTGATTTTGGCACCATGATCGAAAAACCGGTAGTGCCGGGGATGTCGGCTGATGTGATATTTGCTTCCAGCCGCAAGTACAGGATTGGGGCCTATAATCAGATGTTTGACGCGAGAAATGATCCAAAGATTACGTCCATGAAGGAAGTTATTGCCCGAGAGACAGCTCAGTTGCTTGAACAGCAGATGCGATTGTCAGTCCGTGACCTCGCCAGCAAGTTCGAGAGGGgtcttgctgctgctgctagaTTGTCTGATGAG GCTCGACTCAGGGAGGCTGCTTCACTAGAGAAACACGTCCTTCTGAAGAAGCTTAGGGATTCTTTGGAATCTCTCAAAGGAAGAGTTGGCGGTGGAAATAAGGTTGAAGTTCAAGAAGTTATACATATG GTGGAATCTTTAGCTGTCAAATTGGCACAAAGAGAAGGGGAGTTAATTCAGGAGAAGGCAGAAGTGAAGAAACTGGCCAATTTTCTCAAGCAG GCCTCTGAAGATGCTAAGAAACTCGTTAATGAGGAAAGGGCCTTTGCACGAGCTGAGATCGAAAGCGCTAAAGCTGCAGTTCGAAGAGTAGAGGAGGCACTCCGAGAGCATGAACGTAACTCTCGATCCCCAAGTAAGGAG GAATTGGAAGAACTAATGAAGGAGGTTCAAGAGGCAAGGCTGATCAAAATGCTTCATCGACAGAGTAAG GTGATGGACATGGAACATGAGCTTCAAGCTTTGAGGAGTCAACTTGCAGAGAAGACCAAGCGCTCAGTCGAGCTTCAGAAAAAG CTGGCAATTATCAAAAAAGGGGAGAGGAACACGCTCTTGTATGAGCTGAATGGTGCTGAAGCATTGGGCTCTTATTTGGAAATTCAACCTTCCTCTGATGATGCCCCAGAGTTGTCGAAATGTTCAATTCACATTCAGTGGTACCAGGTGTCTTGTGAAGGTGGAAAAAGGGAGCTTATTTCAG GAGCTACTAAAGCAATTTATGCTCCGGAACCTTTGGATGTTGGACGAAAGCTTCAAGCTGTTATAGATTCCAATGGTTGGCAAGTTACATTAACTACTActggtccgatcgatccag CTCCCGGTTTAGGAAGTTATGTGGAATTACTTGTGCGCAAGCATGATACTGAATTTAAT GTGGTCATCACACAGAAGAATGGCATAGAGCAACCCTCAGAATCTATTCACGTCCTTCATGTCGGCAAAATGAGAATGAAGCTTTCCAAAGACAACACAACCATAGCCAAGGAATTCTATTCCAACTCAATGCAG CTGTGTGGAGTTCGAGGGGGTGGGAATGCTGCTGCTCAGGCATTGTTCTGGCAAGCCTGCAGAGGAGTGTCCTTCATATTAGCCTTCGAATCAGAGCGGGAGAGAAATGCTGCTATTATGCTTGCAAGGAGGTTCGCTTTTGACTGCAAT ATCACACTCGTGGGACCAAATGATAGATCCCCTGAAGGGACGGCATAG
- the LOC116201428 gene encoding uncharacterized protein LOC116201428 produces the protein MTPKRRTLPLLLLLLLSVVAVFFYAHLNTTSIPVPARRNPTSDVALGSSPRGLSFSLIIKVLAFNRLDSLSRCLRSLAAADYLSDTVHLHVYVDHFSLDDKSSTTDQDLDNSRRILDFVDGFKWGFGDKLVHSRTRNAGLQAQWLEAWWPSSDDEFAFVVEDDLEVSPVYYKFVRAVILNYYYNASNFSPSIYGVTLQRARFVPGKHGNKIKLDDGTRVFLYQLVGTWGQILFPRPWKEFRRWYDEHKAKGIKPLIDGMVTTGWYKRLGEKIWTPWFIKFIHSRGYFNIYTNFIHERALSVSHRDAGVNYAKTAGPDSQLLDDKSIDFNNLGLQPLGNLKWYDFCFQEVFTGRVIRSSHDLASLLPSVQRNQTIILTNLFQISESVTRNLLCHFAKLNIRNYILMGPQSDFLVDLARRGHPMIDVDKFLGNVGVRNLIVSRDSGEELIKDILVKAYVLKKCMELKYNILMVDGNMVFDNVNLLFQSADLSSDLTYGKNLGYLFLRFSSSAQKHWADVFIQEAQAAVSSLRKKIPLHGENGRVLDMVVEALERKRARIRRVEDGSFAVNIANSNMELSSITVRNKVLYWPNDASSELIERQLAGAGMWSLDSDSSCSAVVCHQS, from the exons ATGACCCCGAAGAGGCGGACCTtgcctctcctcctccttctcctcctctccgTCGTCGCCGTCTTCTTCTACGCCCACCTCAACACGACCTCCATCCCCGTCCCCGCTCGCCGGAACCCTACCTCGGACGTCGCCCTCGGCTCCTCCCCCAGAGGCTTGAGCTTCAGTCTCATCATCAAAGTCCTCGCCTTCAACCGCCTCGACTCCCTCTCCCGCTGCCTCCGCTCCCTCGCCGCCGCTGACTACCTCTCCGACACCGTCCACCTCCACGTCTACGTCGACCACTTCTCCCTCGACGACAAATCTTCCACCACAGATCAGGATTTGGATAACTCCCGCCGGATCTTGGACTTCGTCGACGGCTTCAAGTGGGGCTTCGGGGATAAGCTGGTGCACTCCAGGACCCGCAACGCAGGGCTGCAGGCTCAGTGGCTGGAGGCGTGGTGGCCGAGCTCCGACGACGAGTTCGCCTTTGTAGTCGAGGATGATCTCGAGGTTTCGCCCGTTTACTACAAGTTTGTGAGGGCTGTGATTTTGAACTATTACTACAATGCCTCCAACTTCAGCCCTTCAATCTACGGGGTGACGCTGCAACGAGCAAGGTTCGTCCCAG GCAAACATGGTAACAAGATAAAACTGGATGATGGGACACGGGTTTTCTTATATCAGTTGGTTGGGACCTGGGGTCAGATCCTCTTCCCAAGGCCATGGAAAGAGTTCAGGAGGTGGTATGATGAACATAAGGCCAAGGGCATCAAACCGCTTATTGATGGGATG GTCACAACCGGGTGGTATAAAAGGCTGGGAGAGAAAATATGGACTCCTTGGTTTATAAAATTCATTCACTCTCGTGGCTATTTTAACATCTATACCAACTTTATACATGAGAGAGCACTCAGCGTTTCACACAGGGATGCTGGTGTTAACTACGCGAAAACAGCTGGGCCTGATTCCCAGCTGTTGGATGACAAGTCTATTGATTTCAACAACTTGGGTCTTCAGCCTTTGGGCAACCTGAAGTGGTATGATTTTTGCTTCCAAGAGGTATTTACCGGAAGAGTTATAAGGAGCTCCCATGACCTTGCATCCCTCCTTCCTTCTGTACAAAGAAACCAGACCATCATACTCACGAACCTTTTCCAAATTTCAGAATCTGTCACGAGGAACTTGCTCTGTCACTTTGCAAAGCTAAATATAAGGAATTATATTCTCATGGGCCCTCAGTCGGACTTCTTGGTTGATCTGGCAAGAAGGGGACATCCCATGATTGATGTAGACAAGTTCCTCGGCAATGTTGGTGTTCGAAATCTGATTGTATCTAGGGACTCTGGGGAAGAACTTATCAAGGATATTCTGGTGAAGGCATATGTCTTGAAGAAATGCATGGAGCTTAAGTACAACATTTTGATGGTCGATGGGAATATGGTCTTTGACAATGTCAATCTGCTTTTTCAATCGGCTGATCTTTCCTCCGACTTGACTTATGGGAAGAACTTGGGATATTTATTTCTCCGGTTTTCATCTTCTGCCCAGAAGCATTGGGCTGATGTTTTCATCCAAGAAGCTCAAGCAGCGGTAAGCTCCCTGAGAAAGAAGATTCCTTTACATGGTGAGAACGGAAGAGTGCTGGATATGGTGGTGGAGGCACTAGAAAGGAAACGAGCAAGGATCAGGAGGGTCGAAGATGGAAGTTTTGCAGTTAACATTGCTAACAGTAATATGGAGTTGTCCTCCATCACAGTTCGGAATAAGGTCCTCTACTGGCCCAATGATGCAAGCTCGGAGTTAATTGAGAGACAGCTTGCTGGAGCCGGAATGTGGTCTTTAGACAGTGATTCTTCCTGCAGTGCAGTTGTATGTCATCAATCATAG